Proteins from a single region of Erythrobacter sp.:
- a CDS encoding tetratricopeptide repeat protein, which translates to MTTASAQTFAPRLLQRALHLRMARVLLAAAAIAAVPAPAFAQDSVAETRLRKIEAEVRALQRKVFPGGDARLFEPQIGASSQAPANPAQPTIGVIPPANTPVTDILVRLDALEAQLQVLTARSEEQANQLAQLELRLAALEGGQVAAVDPAPVGPPATEPAVTPAPTPTPTPAPVAAPRTATPAPKPVATPPATAPATAPVRAPSAERLAAVQAIAKPQTADAGDDEYSYGFRLWSGGFFPEARQQLTKFVEQYPNHARISFGRNLLGRAFLDDKMPEEAARWFLKNYQANKNGERAPDSLLYLGASMIAMKDTKRACIALAEFAETYPLLAAGRLANDYQANRAKVTCS; encoded by the coding sequence ATGACCACCGCCTCCGCCCAGACCTTTGCCCCCCGGCTGCTCCAGCGTGCGCTGCACCTGCGGATGGCGCGCGTGTTGCTGGCCGCTGCCGCGATTGCTGCCGTGCCCGCTCCTGCTTTTGCGCAGGACAGCGTGGCCGAGACGCGGCTGCGCAAGATCGAGGCCGAGGTGCGCGCGCTGCAGCGCAAGGTCTTCCCGGGCGGCGATGCGCGCCTGTTCGAACCGCAGATCGGTGCGAGCAGTCAGGCCCCTGCAAACCCGGCCCAGCCGACTATCGGGGTGATCCCGCCTGCCAACACGCCGGTGACCGATATTCTGGTGCGGCTCGATGCGCTCGAAGCCCAGCTTCAGGTGCTGACGGCACGCTCGGAAGAGCAGGCGAACCAGCTTGCCCAGCTCGAACTGCGGCTTGCCGCGCTCGAAGGCGGGCAGGTCGCGGCGGTGGATCCGGCGCCCGTCGGACCGCCGGCGACTGAACCTGCGGTAACGCCCGCGCCCACGCCCACGCCCACGCCTGCGCCTGTGGCAGCTCCCCGCACGGCCACACCTGCGCCCAAGCCCGTAGCCACGCCGCCGGCAACCGCGCCCGCCACTGCCCCCGTCCGCGCACCCAGCGCCGAACGGCTCGCCGCGGTGCAGGCCATCGCCAAGCCGCAGACCGCCGATGCGGGCGACGACGAATATTCATATGGGTTCCGCCTGTGGAGCGGGGGCTTCTTCCCCGAAGCGCGTCAGCAGCTCACCAAGTTCGTCGAACAATATCCGAACCATGCGCGCATCAGCTTCGGCCGCAACCTTCTGGGCCGCGCCTTCCTTGACGACAAGATGCCCGAAGAGGCGGCGCGCTGGTTCCTCAAGAACTATCAGGCCAACAAGAATGGCGAGCGTGCGCCGGACAGCCTGCTCTATCTCGGCGCTTCGATGATCGCGATGAAGGACACCAAGCGTGCCTGCATCGCGCTCGCCGAATTTGCCGAGACCTATCCGCTGCTCGCTGCCGGACGGCTGGCAAACGACTATCAGGCCAACCGTGCCAAGGTGACGTGCAGCTAG
- a CDS encoding helix-turn-helix domain-containing protein, whose product MDSELDISADGAHLEVYDGAGARLRVAREARRLELINIASETRIPLRHLEAIEEGDFAALPSRTYAIGFARTYAKAVGLDDAAITDAVRAELADGSGHRAAAGSGGIEPGDPAKLPSAGLAWFGAFAALLLAAGLIAFFSTRFGAGIGPAPLAAPKPSPSVAAATPAAAAPAASGPVVITALADVWLRIADAGGARLIEKELKQGESFTLPATAADPRINTGRPDLLAITIGGKPVPALASTPTQIADVPISAAALLARGQEQAAAGAPGAAATGAALLAPPRPAPRRVPRTAATPSGDAASAPAPAAAAPVEAPAPAPASDTSASPPTV is encoded by the coding sequence ATGGACAGCGAACTGGATATCAGCGCCGATGGTGCGCACCTTGAGGTCTATGACGGGGCCGGGGCCCGGCTGCGTGTAGCGCGCGAGGCCCGGCGGCTCGAACTGATCAATATCGCCAGCGAGACGCGGATCCCGCTGCGCCATCTCGAAGCGATCGAGGAGGGCGACTTTGCCGCGCTGCCTTCGCGCACCTATGCGATCGGTTTTGCCCGCACCTATGCCAAGGCGGTGGGGCTGGACGACGCCGCGATCACCGATGCGGTGCGCGCCGAACTGGCCGATGGCTCCGGACACCGCGCAGCCGCAGGGAGCGGCGGGATCGAGCCGGGCGATCCGGCCAAGCTGCCCTCGGCAGGCCTCGCATGGTTCGGTGCCTTTGCCGCGCTGCTGCTGGCCGCTGGCCTGATCGCCTTCTTCTCGACCCGCTTTGGCGCCGGGATCGGCCCGGCCCCGCTGGCTGCGCCCAAGCCTTCGCCAAGCGTAGCGGCCGCTACCCCCGCTGCTGCTGCTCCTGCCGCGAGCGGCCCGGTGGTGATCACCGCGCTCGCCGATGTGTGGCTGAGGATCGCCGATGCGGGCGGGGCGCGTCTGATCGAGAAGGAATTGAAGCAGGGCGAAAGCTTCACGCTGCCCGCCACCGCTGCCGATCCGCGGATCAACACCGGTCGCCCCGATTTGCTGGCGATCACCATCGGCGGCAAACCGGTTCCGGCGCTGGCGAGCACGCCGACACAGATTGCGGACGTGCCGATCTCGGCTGCGGCGCTGCTGGCGCGCGGACAGGAGCAGGCGGCTGCGGGCGCCCCCGGTGCGGCGGCGACGGGAGCAGCACTGCTCGCCCCGCCGCGTCCTGCCCCGCGCCGCGTGCCGCGCACCGCCGCCACGCCTTCCGGTGATGCCGCGTCCGCCCCGGCACCAGCCGCTGCGGCCCCGGTCGAAGCTCCGGCACCTGCGCCTGCGAGCGATACAAGTGCCAGCCCGCCGACAGTCTGA
- the ptsP gene encoding phosphoenolpyruvate--protein phosphotransferase, with protein sequence MSAAAAARQILTRLTEVMASRMHAQAKLDQVVEIIGECLSSEVCSIYLLREGMLELFATRGLNQSAVHVTRMAIGEGLTGAIAQKVETLNLAEAKAHPDFQYRPETGEEKFHSFAGVPIVYRERAVGVLCVQHVEPRRYEEVEIEALQTTAMVLSELIANAELVDEEEARVLTQEQTGPQTLTGLTLVKGLGAGVAVFHQPRVEITQVMAEDIEAERQRVYRAFDKMREQIDTLASQAEFGVGGEHEEVLETYKMFAYDEGWSRRINEAIDSGLTAEAAIERVQQHTRMRMREIDDPLLADRMHDLEDLANRLLRIVAGQVGTAASQGLRKDAILIARNLGPAELLEYDKRRLKGVILEEGSLTAHVVIVARAMNVPVIGRTKDVRATIREGDEILLDATAGSAIVRPLPQVADAFHARFAKSREKQAAYASLRDVEPFTRCGTRIQVMMNAGLRDDMSMLAMTGADGVGLFRTEFQFLVSATLPQRERQTRLYRDVLDAAGDKPVIFRTVDIGGDKSVPYLASEIAAQDENPAMGWRALRLALEREGLMKIQARSLLEAAAGRSLYVMFPMVSEPWEFDAAKAVFDDQLDFLRTQKKLLPERIHFGAMLEVPALAEVLDMLLPRLSFLSIGTNDLTQFLFAADRANPKLAERYDWLSPSILRFLKRVIQSSIGSGVEVGVCGEMGGRRLEALALLGIGYRRLSITPAAVGPIKELVRKVDLAELSAAMTGWLAEPQRDLRAQLSAWAEARDIEYD encoded by the coding sequence ATGAGTGCAGCCGCAGCAGCCCGCCAGATTCTTACCCGCCTGACCGAGGTCATGGCCTCGCGCATGCACGCGCAGGCCAAGCTCGATCAGGTGGTCGAGATCATCGGCGAATGCCTGTCGAGCGAGGTGTGCTCGATCTATCTCCTGCGCGAAGGCATGCTGGAGCTGTTCGCCACCCGCGGCCTCAATCAGAGCGCGGTGCACGTCACCCGTATGGCGATCGGCGAGGGGCTGACCGGCGCAATCGCGCAGAAGGTTGAAACGCTCAACTTGGCCGAGGCCAAGGCCCACCCTGATTTCCAGTACCGCCCGGAAACCGGCGAGGAAAAGTTCCATTCCTTCGCCGGCGTGCCGATTGTCTATCGTGAACGCGCGGTGGGCGTCTTGTGCGTCCAGCATGTCGAGCCGCGCCGCTACGAAGAGGTCGAGATCGAGGCGCTGCAGACCACCGCCATGGTGCTCTCGGAACTGATCGCCAATGCCGAACTGGTCGACGAGGAGGAAGCCCGCGTCCTGACCCAGGAGCAGACCGGGCCGCAGACCCTCACCGGCCTCACGCTGGTGAAGGGGCTGGGCGCGGGCGTGGCGGTGTTCCACCAGCCGCGGGTCGAGATCACGCAGGTCATGGCCGAGGATATCGAGGCCGAGCGCCAGCGCGTCTACCGCGCCTTCGACAAGATGCGCGAGCAGATCGACACCCTCGCCAGCCAGGCCGAATTCGGGGTCGGGGGTGAGCACGAAGAGGTGCTCGAGACCTACAAGATGTTCGCCTATGACGAGGGCTGGTCGCGGCGCATCAACGAGGCGATCGACAGCGGCCTCACTGCCGAAGCCGCGATCGAGCGCGTCCAGCAGCATACCCGCATGCGCATGCGCGAGATCGACGATCCGCTGCTGGCGGACCGGATGCACGATCTGGAGGATCTGGCGAACCGCCTGCTGCGCATTGTCGCAGGCCAGGTCGGCACGGCAGCCTCGCAGGGGCTGCGCAAGGATGCGATCCTGATCGCGCGCAACCTCGGCCCGGCCGAACTGCTCGAATATGACAAGCGCCGCCTGAAGGGTGTGATCCTCGAGGAAGGCTCGCTGACCGCCCACGTGGTGATCGTCGCCCGGGCGATGAACGTGCCGGTGATCGGCCGCACCAAGGATGTGCGCGCCACAATCCGCGAAGGCGACGAGATCCTGCTCGATGCTACTGCAGGCAGCGCGATTGTCCGCCCGTTGCCGCAGGTCGCCGATGCCTTCCACGCGCGCTTTGCCAAGAGCCGCGAGAAGCAGGCGGCCTATGCATCCTTGCGCGATGTCGAGCCCTTCACCCGCTGCGGCACGCGCATCCAGGTGATGATGAACGCCGGCCTGCGTGACGACATGAGCATGCTGGCGATGACCGGCGCGGACGGGGTCGGCCTGTTCCGCACCGAGTTCCAGTTCCTCGTCTCGGCAACGCTGCCCCAGCGCGAGCGCCAGACGCGGCTCTACCGCGACGTGCTCGATGCGGCGGGCGACAAGCCGGTGATCTTCCGCACGGTCGATATCGGCGGCGACAAGTCGGTGCCCTATCTCGCTTCCGAGATTGCCGCGCAGGACGAAAACCCGGCGATGGGCTGGCGCGCGCTGCGGCTGGCGCTGGAGCGCGAGGGGCTGATGAAGATCCAGGCGCGGTCGCTGCTCGAAGCGGCGGCCGGGCGCTCGCTTTACGTGATGTTCCCAATGGTGTCCGAGCCGTGGGAGTTCGATGCCGCCAAGGCCGTGTTCGACGACCAGCTCGATTTCCTGCGCACGCAGAAGAAGCTGCTGCCTGAGCGCATCCACTTCGGCGCGATGCTCGAAGTGCCAGCGCTCGCCGAGGTGCTCGACATGCTGTTGCCGCGCCTGTCGTTCCTGTCGATCGGCACCAATGATCTCACCCAGTTCCTGTTCGCCGCCGATCGCGCCAATCCCAAGCTGGCCGAGCGGTATGACTGGCTCAGTCCGTCGATCCTGCGTTTCCTGAAGCGGGTGATCCAGTCGAGCATCGGCAGCGGGGTCGAGGTCGGCGTGTGCGGCGAGATGGGCGGGCGCAGGCTTGAGGCGCTGGCGCTGCTCGGTATCGGCTATCGCCGCCTGTCGATCACGCCGGCTGCGGTCGGCCCGATCAAGGAACTGGTGCGCAAGGTTGATCTGGCCGAGCTTTCCGCTGCGATGACCGGCTGGCTGGCCGAGCCCCAGCGCGATCTGCGCGCCCAGCTTTCGGCCTGGGCCGAGGCGCGCGATATCGAATATGACTGA
- a CDS encoding YdcH family protein, with amino-acid sequence MASTAVSSHLHALQAKHADLDARLHQEMARPVPDTATIQALKKQKLRLKEEIAGF; translated from the coding sequence ATGGCATCGACCGCAGTGTCTTCCCACCTTCACGCCCTCCAGGCCAAGCACGCCGATCTTGACGCACGGCTGCATCAGGAAATGGCGCGGCCCGTGCCCGACACTGCGACGATCCAGGCCCTCAAGAAGCAGAAGCTGCGATTGAAAGAGGAAATCGCCGGTTTCTGA
- a CDS encoding DUF465 domain-containing protein: MTEQELRKKLELLRTEHRDLDAAIAALTEAARQNAFADQLQIARLKKRKLRLKDQIAIIEDTLLPDIIA; encoded by the coding sequence ATGACCGAGCAGGAGCTCAGGAAAAAGCTCGAATTGCTCAGGACCGAGCATCGCGACCTCGATGCCGCGATTGCCGCCCTGACGGAAGCCGCGCGCCAGAACGCCTTTGCCGACCAGCTCCAGATCGCGCGCCTGAAAAAGCGCAAGCTGCGCCTGAAAGACCAGATCGCGATCATCGAGGACACGCTGCTGCCCGATATCATCGCGTGA